Proteins from one Rosa chinensis cultivar Old Blush chromosome 7, RchiOBHm-V2, whole genome shotgun sequence genomic window:
- the LOC112178107 gene encoding uncharacterized protein LOC112178107, with the protein MDKSWIDLADRHSLAYYDAIDQFLTFAYINRDLGSRIYCPCRKCENRYLYVRLVVRQHLRDYGFFKKYRKWDKHGEPSHYVHPVDGNQNGIGLDSYMEDDMVRLVQEALGAPNVGTHDQTSEENSTNPNVGANEPTKKFLKLLEDANLPLYPGSKRHTALSYTVRLLQAKVLHGWTDKSFKTLLEIAKESMPDGVQLPKSYYEAQKLTEDLGFTYETVDACPNSCMLFRNEDINLDECRICKTSRWKDNNGSSNDVAALGKQKAAKQARYFPLKPRLQRLFMSSKTAKLMRWHGEERTDDGVFRHPADSLAWKDFDQKHTNFSGDIRNVRLGLASDGFNPFRSMNIVHSTWPIILVPYNLPPMMCMKQPFIFLSVLIDGPKAPGDKIDVYMQPLIEELKELYEDGVETFDAFSNEMFKMHAALLWTINDFPAYANLSGWSTKGEFACPSCNSESGYQRLKFGKKASYMTHRRWLPYDHKYRADSRSFNGNTEYRRKPKTLSGADLLAQLESNGVLTEYKREDLERRKVLGVQKPDNDPLMKKKHNWKKKSIFYELPYWKDNLIRHNLDVMHIEKNICDNVLFSILGVAGKSKDNLNSRRDLELMGIREQYHLKRRESGTEYADPAEFEMNNKGKDMFFSALSGSRMPDGAASNIARRVRLHDRSIGGLKSHDNHILLQQLIPLFIRSSLPENVVQALIDLGSFFKQLCSMDNCAADLEKARARIVLTLCELEKIFPPSFFDIMEHLPIHLADEALIAGAVIFRWMYPIESYLLTLKEYVRNRACPEASMAKGYLMEECMNFCTQYLNDVESKFNRPARKKNDDDINKGKDFVLEEITRTQAHRWILFHTEAVTPFLNEHLITIRRQFPAANEHYVQRVHFREFANWFKEHVINLQRTSSVLLSEEVIALSNSPSPSAKRLTSYNANGFFFRVKSLDNHRSTHNSGVTLQADKNLSIDSSPYYGRLTDIIKISYGIDIKYVLFKCDWVNPATGIKLDHFNFPLVNFKRLLYKNDCIGDEPFILASQAHQVWYALDPSGQEWLNVVDMPSRDLSLVQTNNTEEASISSESMDVEMDD; encoded by the exons ATGGACAAATCATGGATAGATTTAGCAGATAGGCATTCTCTAGCATATTATGATGCAATAGATcaatttttgacttttgcatACATCAATAGGGATCTGGGTTCAAGGATTTATTGTCCTTGTAGAAAGTGCGAAAATCGTTATCTCTATGTAAGATTAGTTGTGCGGCAGCATCTTCGTGATTATGGTTTCTTTAAGAAGTATAGGAAATGGGATAAACATGGTGAGCCTAGTCATTATGTTCATCCAGTGGATGGAAATCAAAATGGTATTGGGTTAGATTcttatatggaggatgatatggtCAGACTTGTCCAAGAAGCTCTAGGAGCTCCTAATGTAGGAACACATGATCAGACTAGTGAAGAAAACTCAACTAATCCTAATGTAGGGGCAAATGAACCTACCAAGAAGTTCTTGAAGCTTCTTGAGGATGCAAACCTTCCATTGTATCCGGGTTCTAAGAGACACACAGCTTTGTCATATACAGTTCGTCTTTTGCAAGCGAAGGTGCTCCATGGATGGACAGATAAATCCTTCAAAACTTTACTTGAGATAGCAAAAGAATCTATGCCTGATGGTGTGCAACTTCCCAAGTCATATTATGAAGCGCAGAAGTTAACAGAAGATCTCGGATTCACTTATGAAACAGTAGATGCATGTCCTAACAGTTGTATGTTGTTTAGAAATGAAGACATAAATTTGGATGAATGCAGAATATGCAAGACATCTCGATGGAAAGATAACAATGGTAGTTCAAATGATGTTGCAGCACTTGGGAAACAAAAAGCAGCAAAACAAGCAAGATATTTTCCTTTAAAACCAAGGTTACAAAGGTTGTTTATGTCTTCAAAAACAGCAAAGCTTATGAGATGGCATGGAGAGGAAAGAACCGATGATGGTGTGTTTAGGCATCCTGCAGACTCTCTTGCATGGAAAGATTTTGACCAAAAACACACAAATTTTTCGGGAGACATTCGCAATGTAAGGCTTGGGTTAGCATCTGATGGATTCAACCCATTTAGGTCTATGAATATAGTTCATAGTACCTGGCCTATCATATTGGTTCCTTACAATTTACCACCTATGATGTGCATGAAGCAACCCTTTATATTTCTATCTGTTCTTATTGATGGTCCTAAGGCACCCGGTGATAAAATTGATGTCTACATGCAGCCACttattgaagaattgaaggaaCTGTATGAAGATGGTGTAGAAACATTTGATGCATTCAGCAATGAAATGTTTAAAATGCATGCTGCATTGTTATGGACGATTAATGACTTTCCTGCCTATGCCAACTTGTCGGGGTGGAGTACAAAAGGTGAATTTGCTTGCCCATCATGCAACTCTGAAAGTGGTTACCAACGGTTGAAGTTTGGTAAAAAAGCTTCATACATGACTCATCGGCGGTGGTTACCCTATGATCACAAGTATCGAGCAGATTCAAGGTCATTTAATGGCAATACAGAATATAGAAGGAAGCCTAAAACTTTATCTGGTGCTGATCTTCTTGCACAATTGGAATCAAATGGTGTTCTTACAGAGTACAAGCGGGAAGATCTAGAGCGAAGGAAGGTGCTTGGGGTGCAAAAACCTGATAATGATCCTTTGATGAAaaagaagcataattggaagaagaaaagtatATTTTATGAGCTTCCATATTGGAAAGACAACCTGATACGTCACAACCTTGACGTGATGCATATAGAAAAGAACATTTGTGATAATGTTCTTTTCTCAATATTAGGAGTTGCTGGAAAGTCTAAGGACAACTTGAATTCTCGTCGTGATCTGGAACTTATGGGAATTAGGGAGCAATATCATCTAAAGAGGAGAGAGTCCGGTACAGAGTATGCTGATCCagctgagtttgagatgaacaaTAAGGGGAAAGATATGTTCTTTTCAGCCTTATCAGGATCACGAATGCCAGATGGAGCTGCTTCCAATATTGCACGTCGAGTACGTTTACATGATCGTAGTATTGGAGGTCTTAAGAGCCACGATAACCATATTCTATTGCAGCAACTTATTCCTTTATTTATACGAAGTTCTTTACCAGAGAATGTGGTTCAGGCATTGATTGATCTGGGTAGTTTTTTTAAACAGTTATGCTCAATGGATAATTGTGCAGCAGATCTAGAAAAGGCTCGTGCTCGTATAGTGCTGACACTTTGTGAACTTGAGAAGATATTTCCGCCATCATTCTTTGATATAATGGAGCATTTACCAATTCATTTAGCTGATGAAGCATTAATTGCTGGTGCTGTAATTTTTCGGTGGATGTATCCTATTGAGAGTTATCTACTGACCTTGAAGGAATATGTGCGGAATCGGGCTTGTCCTGAAGCATCAATGGCTAAAGGTTATTTGATGGAAGAGTGCATGAACTTCTGTACTCAGTATCTCAATGATGTGGAAAGCAAGTTTAATAGACcagcaaggaaaaaaaatgatgacGATATAAACAAGGGAAAAGACTTTGTACTTGAGGAAATTACTCGGACACAAGCTCATCGATGGATCTTATTCCATACAGAGGCAGTCACACCATTTCTCAA TGAACATCTTATTACTATTCGACGACAATTTCCTGCTGCAAATGAACACTATGTTCAGAGAGTTCATTTTCGGGAATTTGCAAACTGGTTTAAGGAGCAT GTTATCAATTTGCAAAGAACAAGTTCTGTATTGTTATCAGAAGAAGTTATTGCTTTGTCTAATTCTCCTAGTCCATCAGCAAAGAGATTGACTTCTTACAATGCGAATGGGtttttctttcgagtgaaaagtCTTGATAATCATCGCTCAACACATAATAGTGGTGTAACTTTACAAGCAGACAAGAATCTTTCTATTGACTCCTCACCATACTATGGGAGATTGACAGATATTATCAAAATCTCTTATggtattgatatcaaatatGTTTTGTTTAAGTGTGATTGGGTTAATCCTGCTACAGGTATAAAGTTAGACCATTTTAACTTTCCTTTAGTTAACTTCAAGCGTTTGTTGTACAAAAATGATTGCATAGGGGATGAACCCTTCATATTGGCATCTCAAGCTCATCAAGTTTGGTATGCTCTAGATCCTTCAGGGCAAGAATGGCTGAATGTTGTTGACATGCCTTCAAGAGACTTATCCCTTGTGCAAACTAACAATACTGAAGAAGCTAGTATTTCAAGCGAGTCAATGGATGTTGAAATGGATGATTGA
- the LOC112178106 gene encoding FK506-binding protein 5-like: protein MSEYLSSSSSQSSSNSISSSQQPSPSSRLPPPSPSPPPPPPPPPPPPPPALPSPPAEMEVQATAESSRGQNKGISEWNTGVKVEIKFDSTFQPVGDRAAQLKSQLGQIVRDGQRIPLTIIDWKSVGAEVKDGIWKEVKDNLLNVPEGYKTVCLRCCNSLWKDHKSKTKLNFFEKNKEDPDILSKVPANIVTEQWSELVAYWSSEEAKMIARRNSINRELRGPVHTTGRKHFAQLRFEMEQNGEETDKMNVWKKARDQSKPEVVEVIEEYEKRLLLEPEDQRNLQAVKDRIFHELIGEDGHGYCRTYGSAVPRRFVYPHAPNSSETTDDIIQKVTESVAKKFQDQLNMLQARIDFLENKEKRGIDQNGQVCHHKNNCLNI, encoded by the exons ATGTCTGAATATTTGAGTTCCAGCAGCTCTCAATCTTCAAGCAACAGCATTTCCTCATCACAACAGCCATCACCGTCTTCAAGATTGCCACCACCATCTCCTTcccctccacctcctcctccacctcctccaccaccgccaccccctGCACTACCATCTCCACCAGCAG AGATGGAAGTACAAGCTACTGCTGAAAGTTCCAGAGGTCAAAATAAGGGTATCTCAGAATGGAATACTGGAGTTAAAGTCGAAATCAAGTTTGATTCTACCTTCCAACCTGTGGGAGATAGGGCTGCCCAATTAAAGTCGCAGTTAGGACAAATTGTAAGGGATGGGCAAAGAATTCCCCTTACAATAATTGATTGGAAGTCTGTTGGAGCTGAAGTGAAAGATGGAATATGGAAAGAAGTTAAG GATAATTTGCTGAATGTTCCAGAAGGATATAAAACTGTATGTTTGAGATGTTGCAATAGTCTGTGGAAGGATCATAAAAGCAAAACGAAACTCAACttctttgagaaaaacaaagaagatcCAGATATTCTTTCAAAAGTTCCTGCCAATATTGTGACAGAGCAATGGAGTGAGCTAGTTGCCTATTGGAGTAGTGAGGAAGCTAAG ATGATAGCAAGAAGAAATTCTATCAATAGGGAGCTTCGTGGACCAGTTCATACTACTGGTCGAAAACACTTTGCTCAATTACGATTTGAG ATGGAGCAAAATGGAGAAGAAACTGATAAGATGAATGTGTGGAAAAAAGCACGAGACCAGTCAAAACCAGAAGTAGTTGAAGTCATT GAAGAATATGAAAAACGACTTTTATTAGAACCTGAGGACCAAAGGAACCTTCAGGCTGTCAAAGACCGTATATTTCATGAATTGATTGGAGAGGATGGCCATGGATATTGTCGCACCTATGGATCTGCCGTGCCTAGAAGATTTGTCTACCCACATGCACCAAATTCCTCTGAAACCACTGATGATATAATACAGAAAGTAACTGAATCTGTGGCAAAAAAGTTTCAGGATCAGCTTAATATGCTACAAGCTCGAATTGATTTTTTGGAGAACAAAGAGAAGAGAGGCATAGATCAAAATGGACAGGTTTGTCATCACAAGAATAATTGTTTGAATATTTAG